The proteins below come from a single Limosilactobacillus reuteri genomic window:
- a CDS encoding glycerol dehydratase reactivase beta/small subunit family protein — protein MNNDSERPSIIVGVENGTAIPQNAAPLFNGIEEEQIPVAVREIDIDNVVSRAYQSALASRLSVGIAFDGDRFIVHYKNLKENKPLFDKTISDGKQLRVLGANAARLVKGIPFKEMVNR, from the coding sequence ATGAACAATGATTCAGAGCGTCCCTCAATTATCGTAGGTGTTGAGAATGGAACAGCTATTCCTCAAAATGCAGCACCGCTTTTTAACGGAATTGAAGAAGAACAAATACCGGTGGCGGTTAGAGAAATCGACATTGATAATGTTGTAAGTCGGGCATACCAGTCGGCCCTCGCCTCACGATTATCAGTAGGGATTGCTTTTGATGGTGATCGATTTATCGTTCACTATAAAAACTTAAAAGAAAACAAACCACTATTTGATAAAACAATTAGTGATGGTAAGCAACTACGAGTTCTAGGAGCAAATGCAGCGCGACTAGTAAAGGGAATCCCCTTTAAGGAAATGGTAAACAGGTGA
- a CDS encoding diol dehydratase reactivase subunit alpha: MATEKVIGVDIGNSSTEVALADVADNGTINFIGSGIAPTTGIKGTKQNLVGIRDSINQVLNKANLTINDIDLIRINEATPVIGDVAMETITETVVTESTMIGHNPDTPGGIGTGAGITVRLLDLVKKTDKSQNYIVVVPKDIDFEDVAKLINAYVASGYKITAAILKNDDGVLVDNRLNKSIPIVDEVAMIDKVPLNMLAAVEVAGPGQVISQLSNPYGIATLFGLNPEETKNIVPVSRALIGNRSAVVIKTPAGDVKARVIPAGNIIINGDTGKEEVGVSEGADAIMKKISSFRHINDITGESGTNVGGMLENVRQTMADLTGKKNSEIAIQDLLAVDTQVPVEVRGGLAGEFSNESAVGIAAMVKSDHLQMEVIAKLIEDEFHTKVEIGGAEVESAIRGALTTPGTDKPIAILDLGAGSTDASIINKENQTVAIHLAGAGDMVTMIINSELGLNDIHLAEDIKRYPLAKVENLFQIRHEDGSVQFFEDPLPSSLFARVVVIKPDGYEPVTGNPSIEKIKLVRQSAKKRVFVTNALRALKYVSPTGNIRDIPFVVIVGGSALDFEIPQLVTDELAHFNLVAGRGNVRGVEGPRNAVATGLILRYGEERRKQYEQ; the protein is encoded by the coding sequence ATGGCAACTGAAAAAGTAATAGGTGTTGATATTGGTAATTCTTCCACTGAAGTAGCGTTAGCTGATGTTGCTGATAATGGAACAATTAACTTTATTGGCTCTGGAATAGCCCCTACTACTGGTATCAAGGGTACAAAACAAAATCTGGTTGGAATTAGAGATTCCATCAATCAAGTCCTTAATAAGGCTAATTTAACGATTAATGATATTGATTTAATTCGGATTAATGAGGCAACGCCAGTTATCGGTGACGTAGCGATGGAAACAATTACCGAAACAGTCGTAACCGAATCGACCATGATCGGACATAATCCTGATACTCCCGGTGGTATTGGAACTGGTGCAGGAATAACAGTTAGACTATTGGATCTTGTCAAAAAGACGGATAAAAGTCAAAACTATATTGTTGTTGTTCCTAAGGATATTGATTTTGAAGATGTTGCTAAACTGATTAACGCCTATGTTGCTTCGGGCTATAAGATTACAGCTGCGATCCTAAAAAATGATGATGGTGTGTTAGTTGATAATCGATTGAATAAATCAATTCCGATTGTTGATGAAGTTGCCATGATTGATAAAGTCCCATTAAATATGCTGGCGGCAGTTGAAGTTGCTGGTCCGGGACAAGTTATCTCGCAACTTTCAAATCCATATGGAATTGCTACCTTGTTTGGATTGAATCCAGAAGAAACCAAGAATATTGTTCCTGTCTCACGTGCACTTATTGGTAACCGTTCTGCCGTTGTCATTAAGACACCAGCAGGGGATGTTAAGGCACGGGTAATTCCAGCCGGAAACATTATCATTAACGGCGATACCGGAAAAGAAGAAGTTGGTGTTTCAGAAGGTGCTGACGCCATTATGAAGAAAATTTCCAGTTTCCGTCACATTAATGATATTACTGGAGAATCAGGGACTAACGTTGGTGGAATGCTTGAAAATGTTCGCCAAACAATGGCTGATTTAACCGGAAAGAAGAACAGTGAAATTGCTATTCAAGATCTATTAGCGGTAGATACACAGGTGCCTGTCGAAGTTCGCGGGGGCTTGGCTGGTGAATTTTCAAATGAATCAGCAGTTGGTATTGCTGCGATGGTTAAGTCTGATCATCTTCAAATGGAAGTAATTGCTAAATTAATTGAAGATGAATTCCATACGAAGGTTGAGATTGGTGGTGCCGAAGTTGAATCTGCAATTCGCGGTGCATTAACGACACCGGGAACAGATAAACCAATTGCAATTCTTGATTTAGGTGCCGGCTCAACAGATGCTTCAATTATCAATAAAGAAAATCAAACTGTAGCAATTCACTTAGCTGGTGCTGGTGACATGGTTACGATGATTATTAACTCTGAATTGGGATTAAATGACATTCACTTGGCAGAGGATATTAAGCGCTATCCATTAGCTAAAGTCGAAAATCTATTCCAAATTCGTCATGAAGATGGATCGGTACAATTCTTTGAAGATCCGCTTCCGTCATCATTGTTTGCTCGTGTTGTTGTAATCAAACCAGATGGGTATGAACCGGTTACGGGTAATCCAAGCATTGAGAAGATCAAGCTGGTTCGTCAAAGTGCTAAGAAGCGGGTATTTGTAACCAATGCATTACGAGCTCTTAAGTACGTCAGCCCGACAGGAAACATTCGTGATATTCCGTTTGTTGTAATTGTCGGTGGATCTGCTCTTGACTTTGAAATACCACAACTAGTAACAGATGAGTTAGCACACTTTAACTTAGTTGCCGGACGTGGGAATGTTCGTGGAGTAGAAGGCCCACGAAACGCGGTTGCAACAGGATTAATTCTCCGTTATGGCGAAGAAAGAAGGAAGCAATATGAACAATGA